Proteins encoded within one genomic window of Chloroflexota bacterium:
- a CDS encoding RluA family pseudouridine synthase: MTDVIVPDGRAAIRADRFVADATGLSRSHVQKLIAAGHLTVDGDAIRANTMVGGGVRLRLVVPEAERATLIPEPEIQLAVVYEDAELLIVDKPAGLVVHPSPGHETGTLVHALLGRRDAAEYGGIAGVRRPGIVHRLDRDTSGLLMVAKGDVAQSSLMAQLKARRVRKTYLALVQGSVAAAVGRIEAPIGRDPKHRTRMAVVPDGRAATTGYRVRERFAAWTLLELDLVTGRTHQIRVHLEAIGHPVAGDPVYGTGTSRKGPDGLERLFLHAWRLELASPADGHLIRAEAPLPADLERALSGLRSAASAR; this comes from the coding sequence GTGACGGACGTGATCGTCCCCGACGGCAGGGCGGCGATCCGGGCCGACCGATTCGTCGCCGATGCGACCGGGCTGTCGCGGAGCCACGTCCAGAAGCTCATCGCGGCGGGCCACCTCACGGTCGACGGGGATGCGATCCGCGCGAACACGATGGTCGGCGGCGGGGTGCGGCTCCGCCTCGTCGTCCCCGAGGCCGAGCGCGCCACGCTCATCCCGGAACCGGAGATCCAGCTCGCCGTCGTCTACGAGGACGCCGAACTCCTCATCGTCGACAAGCCCGCCGGGCTCGTGGTACACCCGTCGCCCGGCCATGAGACGGGAACGCTCGTCCACGCCCTCCTCGGCCGCCGCGACGCCGCGGAGTACGGGGGGATCGCCGGCGTGCGCCGGCCGGGCATCGTCCATCGTCTCGATCGGGATACGAGCGGCCTGCTCATGGTCGCCAAGGGCGACGTCGCGCAGTCGAGCCTCATGGCCCAGCTCAAGGCCCGCCGGGTCCGCAAGACCTACCTTGCGCTCGTCCAGGGGTCGGTCGCCGCGGCGGTCGGTCGGATCGAGGCACCCATCGGACGGGACCCGAAGCACCGGACGCGGATGGCGGTGGTGCCGGACGGTCGGGCGGCCACGACGGGCTACCGCGTCCGCGAGCGGTTCGCCGCCTGGACCCTCCTCGAGCTCGACCTGGTGACCGGACGGACACACCAGATCCGGGTCCATCTCGAGGCCATCGGCCACCCGGTCGCCGGCGATCCCGTCTACGGGACCGGAACGTCACGGAAGGGCCCGGACGGTCTGGAGCGGCTCTTCCTCCATGCCTGGCGACTCGAGCTCGCATCACCGGCGGACGGGCACCTCATCCGGGCGGAGGCGCCCCTGCCGGCCGACCTCGAACGCGCGCTCTCCGGGCTGCGCAGCGCGGCGTCCGCTCGATGA